CACGGCTACCGAACGCTGACTGCCAATGAAGCCGTATACGCGCTCAAACATCGGCGAATTCCACAAAAGAAGATTGTCTGGATCACACTCGACGATAGCTATAAAGATAACATGACAGCAGCTTGGCCAATTTTGAAACAGACGCACCAACACGCCACCATTAATTTTATTACCGGCTTTACCCATAAGAAAAACCACTTAACTTTAGCTGATGCTAAGCGGATGCAAGCATCCGGTAATATTGATTTTCAAAGTCACACCGTTCGCCATCTGGATTTAAATAATTTAACTTACCAGGTTCAACTTACGGAATTATCAAGTTCCAAAAAATGGCTCGATCATAATTTACAACAGAACACACAAGTTATTTGTTACCCAGCCGGCCGTGCTAATCAGCAGACCATTAAAGCCGATAAACAGGCTGGCTATCAGTATGCCCTATCAACGGCACCTGGCATCGCCACCAGCACACAGAACCCATACAATCTCACTCGACAACGGGTCGTACCTGGAATGTCGCTAACGGCCTTTCAGACACTATTAACGAGTAATAATTAATTCATAGGACCCTTACTTGTGACACGATCCCAAAACCCTTT
This Lactiplantibacillus plantarum DNA region includes the following protein-coding sequences:
- a CDS encoding polysaccharide deacetylase family protein, whose protein sequence is MHMRGINFVLGLGVALGLLAGCQAASPATKQASSQSSKTSAKSVHSSAKHQAQARPYQHWHTVKDVHLPILMYHSISSGNQLRVPAKEFQTEMTYLKAHGYRTLTANEAVYALKHRRIPQKKIVWITLDDSYKDNMTAAWPILKQTHQHATINFITGFTHKKNHLTLADAKRMQASGNIDFQSHTVRHLDLNNLTYQVQLTELSSSKKWLDHNLQQNTQVICYPAGRANQQTIKADKQAGYQYALSTAPGIATSTQNPYNLTRQRVVPGMSLTAFQTLLTSNN